In Egicoccus sp. AB-alg6-2, a genomic segment contains:
- a CDS encoding extracellular solute-binding protein, whose amino-acid sequence MRAAFIGGALALLVAGCSAAATPPEPALVRVIMADDWASAPAVREVFDQFERDHGNVQVQVQAVPFSQIPELVASSQELDQPYDLAHWHAFAAAATGLAEPVDEQWEQAGLTYDEFLPGAIEDVMWLGRPYGVPLDTNALVLLADAGVLRQAGIEPADLATLDGFVAAAEAVATTGAAKWMMPVSTSSWQTYGWIRAFGGELVRVDPGTGVPAFTFDRPETVAALEFLVACIHEGYAPRPYGPDLAADSVQAFATGEVATHATGSWDLNVVARDPSREVEVTVLPLPQADPGRPLTVLGGSSLFVPRGAHQPDLAFDLMLRLIEDDVALRLAEEEGRLPARTRVFDAPLFADDPLLSAFVEQLPNARVMPLIAYPEVAQAFTEALNSALTGRETPAEAMAGLQRYAETWLASQPDP is encoded by the coding sequence GTGCGAGCAGCGTTCATCGGTGGGGCGTTGGCGCTGCTCGTGGCCGGATGTTCGGCCGCCGCCACGCCGCCCGAACCGGCGCTGGTGCGCGTGATCATGGCCGACGACTGGGCGTCCGCGCCCGCGGTCCGGGAGGTGTTCGACCAGTTCGAACGGGACCACGGCAACGTGCAGGTGCAGGTGCAGGCCGTGCCGTTCTCGCAGATCCCTGAGCTGGTGGCGTCCTCGCAGGAGCTGGATCAGCCCTACGACCTCGCCCACTGGCACGCGTTCGCGGCCGCCGCGACGGGCCTGGCCGAACCCGTCGACGAACAGTGGGAGCAGGCCGGTCTCACGTACGACGAGTTCCTGCCCGGCGCCATCGAGGACGTGATGTGGCTGGGCCGGCCCTATGGCGTGCCCTTGGACACCAACGCGCTGGTGCTGCTCGCCGACGCCGGCGTCTTGCGCCAGGCCGGGATCGAGCCGGCGGACCTGGCCACGCTTGACGGCTTCGTCGCGGCGGCCGAGGCGGTGGCGACCACCGGTGCCGCCAAGTGGATGATGCCGGTCTCCACCAGCAGTTGGCAGACCTATGGCTGGATCCGCGCGTTCGGTGGCGAACTGGTCCGAGTCGATCCCGGTACCGGCGTCCCGGCCTTCACCTTCGACCGGCCGGAGACGGTCGCCGCGCTCGAGTTCCTCGTCGCCTGTATTCACGAGGGCTATGCCCCGCGTCCCTACGGTCCCGACCTCGCCGCCGATTCCGTGCAGGCGTTCGCCACCGGGGAGGTGGCCACGCACGCCACGGGGTCGTGGGACCTCAACGTGGTGGCGCGCGACCCGTCGCGTGAGGTCGAGGTGACCGTGCTGCCGCTGCCGCAGGCGGATCCGGGCCGACCGCTGACGGTTCTCGGGGGCTCGAGCCTGTTCGTCCCGAGGGGTGCCCATCAGCCCGACCTCGCCTTCGACCTGATGCTGCGCCTGATCGAGGACGACGTCGCGCTGCGCCTGGCGGAGGAGGAGGGGCGGTTGCCGGCGCGCACCCGGGTCTTCGACGCGCCGCTGTTCGCCGACGACCCGTTGCTGTCCGCCTTCGTCGAGCAGCTCCCCAACGCGCGCGTCATGCCCCTGATCGCCTATCCCGAGGTGGCGCAGGCGTTCACCGAGGCCCTCAACTCGGCGTTGACGGGACGCGAGACCCCGGCCGAGGCGATGGCCGGCCTGCAACGCTATGCCGAGACCTGGCTGGCGTCCCAGCCTGACCCGTGA
- a CDS encoding dihydrodipicolinate synthase family protein has translation MTEFRMTPFVPTAFHDDATLDLDGQAALAATTAAAGAHAVCALGLTTGEIGSLRAEEIGDVVAATVRGAGGLPVGAGLGPPGPGRLALARRAAAAGADFLVAAVPGGAAAGDHLGEVAELGLPVWLHHHPAATGCRLGGAELAELTDQLGAEAVLVESAPPGDVVAALAGDDDRAVLGGLAALFLPEEVEAGATGTAAGCAVPERLAEVAQRYRADDRTAAWDAYLELLPWLRLEAGSPGLRVRKEAWRQRGVLGSARVREGTPLGSTTKVAITHRLRQVGADVRAPFPGS, from the coding sequence ATGACCGAATTCCGCATGACGCCCTTCGTCCCGACGGCCTTCCACGACGACGCGACCCTGGACCTCGACGGCCAGGCGGCACTGGCGGCGACGACCGCCGCCGCCGGAGCCCACGCCGTCTGTGCGCTCGGGCTGACCACCGGCGAGATCGGCAGCCTGCGGGCGGAGGAGATCGGTGACGTCGTCGCGGCCACCGTCCGGGGCGCGGGCGGGCTCCCGGTCGGGGCCGGTCTGGGGCCACCCGGACCGGGGAGGTTGGCGCTCGCCCGGCGTGCAGCAGCCGCGGGCGCGGACTTCCTCGTCGCGGCCGTGCCCGGCGGCGCCGCGGCCGGTGACCACCTCGGGGAGGTGGCCGAACTCGGTCTTCCCGTCTGGCTCCACCACCATCCTGCGGCGACGGGTTGCCGCCTGGGCGGTGCCGAGCTCGCCGAGCTGACCGATCAACTCGGCGCCGAAGCGGTGCTCGTCGAGTCCGCCCCGCCCGGTGACGTGGTCGCGGCACTGGCGGGCGACGACGACCGTGCGGTGCTCGGCGGCCTGGCCGCGTTGTTCCTGCCCGAGGAGGTCGAGGCCGGCGCGACCGGGACGGCGGCCGGTTGCGCCGTGCCCGAACGCCTGGCCGAGGTCGCGCAGCGGTACCGCGCCGACGACCGCACCGCCGCCTGGGACGCCTACCTCGAGCTGCTCCCCTGGCTTCGACTCGAGGCCGGCAGTCCCGGGCTGCGCGTCCGGAAGGAGGCATGGCGGCAGCGGGGCGTACTCGGATCGGCGCGCGTCCGCGAGGGCACACCGCTCGGGAGCACCACCAAGGTCGCGATCACGCACCGCCTGCGCCAGGTCGGCGCGGACGTCCGCGCCCCGTTCCCCGGCAGCTGA
- a CDS encoding N-acetyltransferase family protein — translation MSRAPDHVEADEWHRRVELRDGTAVLLRQIRREDRERLAAGFAQLSPASRYLRFHSAIDALSEEQLTYLTEVDHRDHEAVVGVDLDRPDTPGVGVARYVREPFEPEVAEAAITVADPYHGQGAGTLLLGALTDRARANGIAVFRSYVLDGNHAMLEVFDHLGGIRHPENDRLWRVDLPLPDSLSELPDSAAGRAFLAAARGQRHLVSLFPPVWSRLKGRLRDRGEDTDELAEVREDVANWLEDEPG, via the coding sequence GTGTCCCGCGCCCCCGACCACGTCGAAGCCGACGAATGGCACCGGCGCGTCGAACTGCGTGACGGCACGGCCGTGCTGCTGCGACAAATCCGCCGCGAGGACCGGGAGCGGCTCGCGGCGGGTTTCGCGCAGCTCTCACCCGCTTCGCGCTACCTCCGCTTCCACAGCGCGATCGACGCGCTCTCGGAGGAGCAGCTGACCTACCTCACCGAGGTGGACCACCGCGATCACGAAGCCGTCGTCGGCGTCGACCTCGACCGCCCCGACACGCCCGGTGTCGGGGTCGCACGCTACGTACGCGAGCCGTTCGAGCCCGAGGTCGCGGAAGCCGCGATCACCGTCGCCGATCCCTACCACGGGCAGGGGGCCGGCACGCTGTTGCTCGGCGCGCTGACCGATCGTGCCCGCGCCAACGGCATCGCGGTGTTCCGCAGCTACGTCCTCGACGGAAACCACGCCATGCTCGAGGTCTTCGACCACCTCGGCGGCATCCGACACCCCGAGAACGACCGGCTGTGGCGGGTCGACCTACCGCTGCCCGATTCGCTCAGCGAGCTGCCCGACTCCGCCGCGGGCCGCGCCTTTCTCGCGGCCGCCCGGGGACAGCGACACCTCGTCAGTCTGTTCCCGCCCGTCTGGAGCCGGCTCAAGGGCCGACTGCGTGATCGCGGCGAGGACACCGACGAGTTGGCCGAGGTCCGCGAGGACGTCGCGAACTGGCTCGAGGACGAGCCCGGGTAA
- a CDS encoding YitT family protein translates to MLPRPPRHELRRRLPRLLVGLVLCGLGIAVMVAAELGLGPWDVLHQGLSRMTRIPIGTVGILVGLVVLLAWLPLRERPGVGTVLNVVVIGVVIDVTLLVLDTPNASWLRWLYMAAGPVLFGVGSGFYIGAGLGAGPRDGIMTGLARRGLSVGWVRGCLEMSVLALGWLLGGTVGIGTVVFAATIGPIVHVTLPRLAMQDVPEHPPPGARSAR, encoded by the coding sequence GTGCTCCCCCGTCCCCCGCGCCACGAACTGCGCCGCCGTCTTCCCCGCCTGCTGGTGGGCCTGGTCCTGTGCGGGCTCGGCATCGCCGTCATGGTCGCGGCCGAACTCGGCCTCGGGCCCTGGGACGTGCTCCACCAGGGGCTGTCACGGATGACTCGCATCCCGATCGGGACGGTCGGCATCCTCGTCGGACTCGTGGTCCTGCTGGCCTGGTTGCCCTTGCGGGAGCGGCCCGGCGTCGGCACGGTGCTCAACGTCGTCGTCATCGGCGTGGTCATCGACGTGACGCTGCTCGTGCTCGACACGCCGAACGCGTCGTGGCTGCGTTGGCTGTACATGGCCGCCGGCCCGGTGCTCTTCGGGGTCGGCTCGGGGTTCTACATCGGGGCGGGGCTCGGTGCCGGGCCGCGGGACGGGATCATGACCGGGCTCGCCCGGCGTGGCCTGTCGGTCGGCTGGGTCCGCGGCTGCCTCGAGATGAGCGTCCTGGCGCTGGGCTGGCTGCTGGGCGGCACGGTCGGCATCGGCACGGTCGTGTTCGCCGCCACGATCGGACCGATCGTGCACGTCACCCTTCCGCGGCTGGCCATGCAGGACGTCCCCGAGCATCCCCCGCCGGGCGCCCGGTCGGCGAGATGA
- a CDS encoding murein hydrolase activator EnvC has protein sequence MTAPVACRASRWRAVAVLATALAVLPATAGAQPRSSDEVAEELDRTAQEGAQLNQQLGAVHADILDAEDELAHLAMELADARGRLRAAEGQVALAEAALEEARARKVTADAAHERAEAILARTEEELRLEESVLAHQLVESFKYGTVGATRGAMVLEVLRRADDPNSFAVGLKQLRVVVDTQESTVQRVFGLRDARAGQAEDAARARSRASQAAADAADTLEVVERLREEAAELTALIARDEARQREVLASLQADAQETEALLARVDARQAELQSELAERRAEEEAERRAQEIARNQAAAGAAGGGGPNVDGGYCPVVGAVAGRDFSNDWGYPRSGGRSHQGTDIFANRGAPVVAIAAGVVVRTTPVDSPTSLGGITVTYRTADGSEWYNAHLDTITPGIAPGTPVAAGEQIGTVGNTGNARTTPPHLHLGRRHGGGWVNPYPSVAPLCR, from the coding sequence GTGACCGCTCCCGTTGCCTGCCGCGCCAGCCGTTGGCGTGCCGTCGCCGTGCTGGCGACGGCCCTCGCGGTCCTGCCGGCCACCGCCGGCGCGCAGCCGCGCAGCAGCGACGAGGTCGCCGAGGAACTCGACCGGACCGCGCAGGAGGGCGCCCAGCTCAACCAGCAGCTCGGCGCCGTGCATGCCGACATCCTCGACGCCGAGGACGAATTGGCGCACCTGGCGATGGAGCTGGCCGACGCGCGCGGTCGTCTGCGCGCCGCTGAGGGGCAGGTGGCCCTCGCCGAAGCCGCCCTGGAGGAGGCCCGCGCGAGGAAGGTCACCGCCGACGCCGCCCACGAGCGTGCCGAGGCGATCCTGGCCCGCACCGAGGAGGAGCTGCGCCTCGAGGAGAGCGTGCTCGCCCACCAACTCGTCGAGAGCTTCAAGTACGGCACCGTCGGCGCGACCCGTGGTGCGATGGTTCTCGAGGTCCTGCGCCGGGCCGACGACCCCAACTCCTTCGCCGTCGGCCTGAAGCAGCTGCGCGTGGTCGTCGACACCCAGGAGTCGACGGTGCAGCGGGTGTTCGGGCTCCGCGATGCCCGTGCCGGTCAGGCCGAGGACGCCGCCCGGGCCCGGTCGCGTGCCAGCCAGGCGGCCGCGGACGCCGCCGACACGCTCGAGGTCGTGGAGCGACTGCGCGAGGAGGCTGCCGAGCTCACCGCGCTGATCGCTCGCGACGAGGCGCGGCAACGCGAGGTGCTGGCCTCGTTGCAGGCCGACGCGCAGGAGACCGAAGCGCTGCTCGCCCGTGTCGACGCGCGCCAGGCCGAGCTGCAGTCCGAGCTCGCCGAACGCCGTGCCGAGGAGGAGGCCGAACGCCGCGCGCAGGAGATCGCCCGGAACCAGGCGGCCGCAGGCGCCGCGGGTGGTGGTGGTCCCAACGTGGACGGCGGTTACTGCCCGGTGGTCGGCGCGGTCGCCGGCCGGGACTTCAGCAACGACTGGGGGTATCCGCGGTCCGGCGGTCGCAGCCACCAGGGCACCGACATCTTCGCCAACCGCGGCGCGCCCGTGGTGGCGATCGCGGCCGGCGTCGTGGTGCGCACCACGCCCGTCGACTCACCCACCAGCCTCGGTGGCATCACCGTCACCTATCGCACCGCTGACGGCAGCGAGTGGTACAACGCCCACCTCGACACCATCACGCCCGGCATCGCGCCCGGTACGCCCGTCGCCGCTGGCGAACAGATCGGGACGGTGGGCAACACGGGCAATGCGCGGACGACCCCGCCGCACCTGCACCTCGGCCGTCGCCATGGTGGCGGTTGGGTCAACCCGTACCCGAGTGTCGCGCCGCTGTGCCGGTAG